One region of Vanessa cardui chromosome 20, ilVanCard2.1, whole genome shotgun sequence genomic DNA includes:
- the LOC124538301 gene encoding uncharacterized protein LOC124538301 isoform X2: protein MSIPPLVCSTPPPPEQCEDDKDHEDFDITYNLSQEDDDEYSSEYNYGSYSGYNIFPPKSEQIENENWSSNFNENIQTRPEGTLKSDEVTENDVNLIVNDKFEDNILEDLNLKVDSDNVHSNDIVTKEYETEPDIYNNDCSDKNSTIQDQGGTDSVENVDENTIVCPEAVESATETVNDSLPFENNEPDENIETFSEDLPDITVAENVNSIEIEANVLPDTVVLENESEILENVDHSKSSNLSIDDFGDFEDFQFTSSNTPQVLPITSENPWDNNANESSEFGDFTANFDENAKETITEISNCHKNSTTEECDDDFGDFDDFKSVNNVESTEDKEETLNSNVSMLSLHSSENELQIVDSINSVLNSIFTNEISEPENDLDTKLEQFLSETWGHLIDIDIRQPYIINWNNSLGQKTLLKALCIDSRNILFGPKWNYNTPKYATNLSTAPLQPQKQVAQANVTSAESTEKVLNKEASTWIDPFTPDGQESCSSENDIAKNETMKRPTNLDVFENESSTSNKIYSSTINVQPLRHINLPDTHIFTPTDSETPRSKTIHYDSEPSSLVTQPDIETINNQPEQNISKSNSITDNDNEYWEFQDFKGPIPHVATNTVDHTADSLAVNKSLSNVPTTKAEVTYQTQILQPIKLEPIIPTLNWPDPGEVKETFDDFSDFVSSHSWNENETTTSKPDVQTIDTKLNIELDSKTNKMDDEFETFQSAPVSSIELDVTSSTKNVISNSFSPSVKENFEKKSFKVESNIVPGSSNLLVENKGSMFNNNSGSQDVTAKPISHQLNSDILLPITSSAIAPIRNQHNTVQILQPLSLESYSQINWPNPGIDLQDLSRFNPMNSLNSLKSDVSANNSKLASPAHSSANTVPNEVSDDDIWGEFVSNVPKTQQTSPKKNITFADDDEWTDFVSSPSLKPQNGLNTISLNVHTNSSMQKAVNQNKFASGSNQIQLDIPSLNYITPKSNSRGKYMEKHFQNL from the exons ATGTCGATTCCTCCTCTTGTTTGCAGTACTCCTCCACCTCCTGAACAATGTGAAGACGACAAAGACCACGAAGATTTTGATATAACATACAATT taTCTCAAgaagatgatgatgaatatAGTTCAGAATACAACTATGGAAGTTATTCTGGTTACAATATTTTCCCTCCTAAATCAGaacaaattgaaaatgaaaactGGTCctcaaattttaatgaaaatatacaaaccaGACCTGAAGGTACTTTGAAATCTGATGAAGTCACAGAAAATGATgtcaatttaattgttaatgatAAATTTGAAGACAACATATTAGAagacttaaatttaaaagttgatTCCGATAATGTACATTCCAATGATATAGTCACTAAAGAATATGAGACTGAACCcgacatttataataatgattgttCTGATAAAAACTCTACTATACAAGATCAAGGAGGTACAGATTCAGTTGAAAATGTAGATGAAAATACTATTGTTTGTCCTGAAGCTGTTGAATCTGCAACTGAAACTGTTAATGATAGCCTACCCTTTGAAAATAATGAACctgatgaaaatattgaaactttttCGGAAGATTTACCGGATATTACAGTAGCAGAAAATGTAAATTCGATCGAAATTGAAGCTAATGTTTTACCAGATACTGTAGTTTTGGAAAATGAATCagaaatattagaaaatgtTGATCATTCAAAAAGCTCAAATTTAAGCATTGATGACTTTGGAGATTTCGAAGACTTTCAATTTACAAGCTCTAACACTCCGCAAGTGTTGCCAATAACTAGTGAAAATCCTTGGGATAATAATGCCAACGAAAGTTCTGAATTTGGAGATTTTACAGCTAACTTTGATGAGAATGCAAAGGAAACTATAACTGAAATATCGAATTGTCATAAAAACTCTACAACAGAAGAATGTGATGATGATTTTGGAGATTTTGATGACTTTAAATCTGTGAATAATGTCGAAAGCACGGAAGATAAAGAGGAAACTTTAAACAGTAATGTTTCCATGTTAAGCCTTCATTCGTCTGAAAATGAATTGCAAATAGTAGATAGCATAAATAGTGTTTTAAATTCgatatttacaaatgaaatatcTGAACCTGAAAATGATTTAGATACAAAACTTGAACAATTTCTTAGTGAAACATGGGGTCATCTTATTGACATAGACATTAGACAACCATATATTATTAACTGGAACAACTCCTTGGGCCAAAAAACACTTTTGAAGGCATTATGTATAGACTCCAGAAACATT ttattTGGACCCAAATGGAACTACAATACGCCAAAATATGCGACTAACTTAAGCACTGCACCACTTCAACCTCAAAAGCAAGTTGCTCAGGCAAATGTGACGAGTGCCGAGTCTACTGAAAAAGTTCTCAATAAGGAAGCTAGCACATGGATTGATCCATTTACACCTGATGGACAAGaat CTTGCAGTTCAGAAAACGATATTGCCAAGAATGAAACAATGAAAAGACCAACAAATTTAGATGTTTTTGAAAATGAATCAtcaacatcaaataaaatttattccagTACAATAAATGTTCAACCATTGCGACATATCAATCTACCCgatacacatatatttacacCAACTGATTCTGAAACACCAAGATCGAAAACAATCCACTATGATAGTGAACCATCTTCACTTGTAACTCAACCAGATATAGAAACCATTAACAACCAACCAGAGCAAAATATATCGAAATCAAACAGTATAACTGACAATGATAATGAGTATTGGGAATTTCAAGACTTCAAGGGACCAATTCCACATGTTGCTACAAATACCGTTGACCATACAGCAGACTCATTAGCTGTCAACAAATCATTGTCTAACGTTCCAACCACAAAGGCAGAAGTTACATATCAAACCCAAATTTTACAACCCATAAAATTGGAGCCTATTATTCCGACGCTCAATTGGCCAGACCCTGGTGAAGTGAAAGAAACATTTGACGATTTTTCTGATTTCGTTTCAAGCCATTCATGGAACGAAAACGAAACTACAACCTCTAAACCTGATGTACAAACGATTGATACAAAACTGAATATAGAATTAGATTCTAAGACCAATAAAATGGATGATGAATTTGAAACATTCCAATCTGCCCCTGTCTCAAGCATAGAACTGGATGTCACTTCGAGTACAAAGAATGTTATTTCAAACAGTTTCTCTCCATCTGTGAAAGAAAACTTTGAAAAGAAGTCATTCAAAGTTGAAAGTAACATTGTTCCGGGATCAAGTAATTTGTTAGTAGAAAACAAAGGttcaatgtttaataataattcaggcTCGCAAGATGTGACTGCAAAACCTATAAGTCATCAGTTAAATAGTGATATTTTACTACCGATAACCTCAAGCGCAATCGCACCAATACGCAATCAGCATAACACTGTACAAATATTGCAACCACTTTCTCTTGAAAGCTACTCTCAAATCAATTGGCCTAATCCAGGTATAGATCTGCAAGACCTTTCGCGATTTAATCCAATGAATAGtcttaattcattaaaaagtgATGTTAGTgctaataatagtaaattagcTTCTCCAGCTCACAGTTCTGCTAACACTGTTCCAAATGAGGTATCAGATGATGATATttggggcgagtttgtttccaATGTACCAAAAACACAGCAAACATCTcctaagaaaaatattacatttgctGACGACGACGAATGGACAGACTTCGTATCAAGTCCAAGTTTAAAACCCCAAAACGgtttaaatacaattagtttAAATGTTCACACCAATTCCAGTATGCAAAAAGCtgtcaatcaaaataaattcgCATCTGGAAGTAATCAGATACAACTCGATATTCCAAGTTTGAATTACATTACACCGAAGTCGAATAGCCGTGGAAAGTATATGGAGAAGCATTTCCAAAATTTATAA
- the LOC124538602 gene encoding dimethyladenosine transferase 2, mitochondrial, with the protein MLVNSKCKMASRITFRLLKTPVRLCHKTNKNVEKLGPKVSQDVVKYLQTSPEYKNIIDVVPKNLLRKYKSPETMYLINPKTAKEITDTLVKYLRKDAPVVEVNPGFGFLTQELLRCQSNRIYLYETSNHFVQFLNDIKTQHPDRIKYKIADFFGMWKLAFQDKMDQGNRIEQLLEELATDDNDRILSIIGAMPSLSFVKHLINTIVFHNATSHLGRPDLYIVMPGHYYEFLADSSVQMNKHKSVPSLFQLLFDYEVLNKVPKVHFLPWTYTSNTQKISVMDDFCLYLVKITQKTKLPCRPSDLPLLWYFFKRHTFSSSTRIIPMLEQWIPGCGVWLITGQDPPDTNKELSPGEDDAKLPHMTIFTEFGDLNLKQKVTIFKRFISWPEFEQCPFRVTVENNLPKFASQINDDDDDDNQKHIIVPQIDENETSDTETLNI; encoded by the exons ATGCTTGTTAATTCTAAATGTAAAATGGCAAGCAGAATAACTTTTCGTCTCTTAAAAACACCAGTTAGGTTATGccacaaaacaaataaaaatgtggaAAAACTAGGACCAAAAGTTTCACAAGATGtagtgaaatatttacaaacttcaccagaatataaaaatattattgacgtTGTACCTAAAAAcctattaagaaaatataaatcgcCAGAAACTATGTATTTAATCAATCCTAAAACTGCGAAAGAAATAACTGATACACTCGTTAAATACCTTAGAAAAGATGCCCCTGTAGTTGAAGTTAATCCTGGCTTTGGGTTTTTAACCCAAGAACTTTTAAGATGTCAAtcaaatagaatttatttatacgaaaCTTCCAATCATTTTGtgcaatttttaaat gACATTAAGACACAACATCCTGATAGAATCAAGTATAAGATAGCTGATTTCTTTGGAATGTGGAAGTTAGCTTTCCAAGATAAAATGGACCAAGGAAATAGGATAGAACAATTATTAGAGGAATTAGCTACTGATGATAATG ATAGAATTTTGAGCATAATAGGTGCTATGCCTAGTTTGTCCTTTgtcaaacatttaattaatactattgtATTCCATAATGCCACAAGTCATTTAGGGAGGCCAGACCTTTACATTGTGATGCCGGGACACTATTATGAA TTTCTTGCAGACTCCTCAGTACAAATGAATAAGCATAAATCAGTTCCATCACTTTTCCAATTACTTTTTGACTATGAAGTTCTTAATAAGGTGCCTAAAGTTCATTTTTTGCCATGGACATATACTTCAAACACCCAGAAAATATCcgta ATGGATGATTTTTGCTTGTATTTAGTGAAGATAACCCAAAAAACAAAACTGCCTTGCCGGCCAAGTGATTTGCCACTGCtctggtatttttttaaaagacataCATTTTCCTCATCAACAAGAATTATTCCAATGTTAGA gCAATGGATACCAGGATGTGGAGTATGGCTCATCACTGGACAGGACCCTCCAGATACAAACAAAGAGCTATCACCAGGAGAGGATGATGCAAAATTGCCTCATATGACCATCTTTACAGAATTTGgagatttgaatttaaaacaaaaagtcaCTATTTTTAAGAG GTTTATTTCTTGGCCTGAGTTTGAACAATGTCCATTTCGAGTtactgttgaaaataatttaccaaAATTTGCATCACaaattaatgatgatgatgatgatgacaatcAAAAACATATCATAGTTCCTCAAATAGATGAGAATGAAACATCTGATAcagaaacattaaatatttaa
- the LOC124538301 gene encoding uncharacterized protein LOC124538301 isoform X1: MSIPPLVCSTPPPPEQCEDDKDHEDFDITYNLSQEDDDEYSSEYNYGSYSGYNIFPPKSEQIENENWSSNFNENIQTRPEGTLKSDEVTENDVNLIVNDKFEDNILEDLNLKVDSDNVHSNDIVTKEYETEPDIYNNDCSDKNSTIQDQGGTDSVENVDENTIVCPEAVESATETVNDSLPFENNEPDENIETFSEDLPDITVAENVNSIEIEANVLPDTVVLENESEILENVDHSKSSNLSIDDFGDFEDFQFTSSNTPQVLPITSENPWDNNANESSEFGDFTANFDENAKETITEISNCHKNSTTEECDDDFGDFDDFKSVNNVESTEDKEETLNSNVSMLSLHSSENELQIVDSINSVLNSIFTNEISEPENDLDTKLEQFLSETWGHLIDIDIRQPYIINWNNSLGQKTLLKALCIDSRNILFGPKWNYNTPKYATNLSTAPLQPQKQVAQANVTSAESTEKVLNKEASTWIDPFTPDGQEYAYAEALLLDLEHLMATLDQMAHKHSTLKISELLSHACSSENDIAKNETMKRPTNLDVFENESSTSNKIYSSTINVQPLRHINLPDTHIFTPTDSETPRSKTIHYDSEPSSLVTQPDIETINNQPEQNISKSNSITDNDNEYWEFQDFKGPIPHVATNTVDHTADSLAVNKSLSNVPTTKAEVTYQTQILQPIKLEPIIPTLNWPDPGEVKETFDDFSDFVSSHSWNENETTTSKPDVQTIDTKLNIELDSKTNKMDDEFETFQSAPVSSIELDVTSSTKNVISNSFSPSVKENFEKKSFKVESNIVPGSSNLLVENKGSMFNNNSGSQDVTAKPISHQLNSDILLPITSSAIAPIRNQHNTVQILQPLSLESYSQINWPNPGIDLQDLSRFNPMNSLNSLKSDVSANNSKLASPAHSSANTVPNEVSDDDIWGEFVSNVPKTQQTSPKKNITFADDDEWTDFVSSPSLKPQNGLNTISLNVHTNSSMQKAVNQNKFASGSNQIQLDIPSLNYITPKSNSRGKYMEKHFQNL, from the exons ATGTCGATTCCTCCTCTTGTTTGCAGTACTCCTCCACCTCCTGAACAATGTGAAGACGACAAAGACCACGAAGATTTTGATATAACATACAATT taTCTCAAgaagatgatgatgaatatAGTTCAGAATACAACTATGGAAGTTATTCTGGTTACAATATTTTCCCTCCTAAATCAGaacaaattgaaaatgaaaactGGTCctcaaattttaatgaaaatatacaaaccaGACCTGAAGGTACTTTGAAATCTGATGAAGTCACAGAAAATGATgtcaatttaattgttaatgatAAATTTGAAGACAACATATTAGAagacttaaatttaaaagttgatTCCGATAATGTACATTCCAATGATATAGTCACTAAAGAATATGAGACTGAACCcgacatttataataatgattgttCTGATAAAAACTCTACTATACAAGATCAAGGAGGTACAGATTCAGTTGAAAATGTAGATGAAAATACTATTGTTTGTCCTGAAGCTGTTGAATCTGCAACTGAAACTGTTAATGATAGCCTACCCTTTGAAAATAATGAACctgatgaaaatattgaaactttttCGGAAGATTTACCGGATATTACAGTAGCAGAAAATGTAAATTCGATCGAAATTGAAGCTAATGTTTTACCAGATACTGTAGTTTTGGAAAATGAATCagaaatattagaaaatgtTGATCATTCAAAAAGCTCAAATTTAAGCATTGATGACTTTGGAGATTTCGAAGACTTTCAATTTACAAGCTCTAACACTCCGCAAGTGTTGCCAATAACTAGTGAAAATCCTTGGGATAATAATGCCAACGAAAGTTCTGAATTTGGAGATTTTACAGCTAACTTTGATGAGAATGCAAAGGAAACTATAACTGAAATATCGAATTGTCATAAAAACTCTACAACAGAAGAATGTGATGATGATTTTGGAGATTTTGATGACTTTAAATCTGTGAATAATGTCGAAAGCACGGAAGATAAAGAGGAAACTTTAAACAGTAATGTTTCCATGTTAAGCCTTCATTCGTCTGAAAATGAATTGCAAATAGTAGATAGCATAAATAGTGTTTTAAATTCgatatttacaaatgaaatatcTGAACCTGAAAATGATTTAGATACAAAACTTGAACAATTTCTTAGTGAAACATGGGGTCATCTTATTGACATAGACATTAGACAACCATATATTATTAACTGGAACAACTCCTTGGGCCAAAAAACACTTTTGAAGGCATTATGTATAGACTCCAGAAACATT ttattTGGACCCAAATGGAACTACAATACGCCAAAATATGCGACTAACTTAAGCACTGCACCACTTCAACCTCAAAAGCAAGTTGCTCAGGCAAATGTGACGAGTGCCGAGTCTACTGAAAAAGTTCTCAATAAGGAAGCTAGCACATGGATTGATCCATTTACACCTGATGGACAAGaat ACGCCTATGCTGAAGCTCTACTCCTAGATTTAGAGCACCTAATGGCCACCTTAGACCAAATGGCTCACAAACATTCCACACTAAAAATATCTGAGCTACTTTCACATG CTTGCAGTTCAGAAAACGATATTGCCAAGAATGAAACAATGAAAAGACCAACAAATTTAGATGTTTTTGAAAATGAATCAtcaacatcaaataaaatttattccagTACAATAAATGTTCAACCATTGCGACATATCAATCTACCCgatacacatatatttacacCAACTGATTCTGAAACACCAAGATCGAAAACAATCCACTATGATAGTGAACCATCTTCACTTGTAACTCAACCAGATATAGAAACCATTAACAACCAACCAGAGCAAAATATATCGAAATCAAACAGTATAACTGACAATGATAATGAGTATTGGGAATTTCAAGACTTCAAGGGACCAATTCCACATGTTGCTACAAATACCGTTGACCATACAGCAGACTCATTAGCTGTCAACAAATCATTGTCTAACGTTCCAACCACAAAGGCAGAAGTTACATATCAAACCCAAATTTTACAACCCATAAAATTGGAGCCTATTATTCCGACGCTCAATTGGCCAGACCCTGGTGAAGTGAAAGAAACATTTGACGATTTTTCTGATTTCGTTTCAAGCCATTCATGGAACGAAAACGAAACTACAACCTCTAAACCTGATGTACAAACGATTGATACAAAACTGAATATAGAATTAGATTCTAAGACCAATAAAATGGATGATGAATTTGAAACATTCCAATCTGCCCCTGTCTCAAGCATAGAACTGGATGTCACTTCGAGTACAAAGAATGTTATTTCAAACAGTTTCTCTCCATCTGTGAAAGAAAACTTTGAAAAGAAGTCATTCAAAGTTGAAAGTAACATTGTTCCGGGATCAAGTAATTTGTTAGTAGAAAACAAAGGttcaatgtttaataataattcaggcTCGCAAGATGTGACTGCAAAACCTATAAGTCATCAGTTAAATAGTGATATTTTACTACCGATAACCTCAAGCGCAATCGCACCAATACGCAATCAGCATAACACTGTACAAATATTGCAACCACTTTCTCTTGAAAGCTACTCTCAAATCAATTGGCCTAATCCAGGTATAGATCTGCAAGACCTTTCGCGATTTAATCCAATGAATAGtcttaattcattaaaaagtgATGTTAGTgctaataatagtaaattagcTTCTCCAGCTCACAGTTCTGCTAACACTGTTCCAAATGAGGTATCAGATGATGATATttggggcgagtttgtttccaATGTACCAAAAACACAGCAAACATCTcctaagaaaaatattacatttgctGACGACGACGAATGGACAGACTTCGTATCAAGTCCAAGTTTAAAACCCCAAAACGgtttaaatacaattagtttAAATGTTCACACCAATTCCAGTATGCAAAAAGCtgtcaatcaaaataaattcgCATCTGGAAGTAATCAGATACAACTCGATATTCCAAGTTTGAATTACATTACACCGAAGTCGAATAGCCGTGGAAAGTATATGGAGAAGCATTTCCAAAATTTATAA